One window of Psychrobacillus sp. FSL H8-0483 genomic DNA carries:
- the gpsB gene encoding cell division regulator GpsB, whose product MELKLKASDILEREFKTGLRGYNQEEVDIFLDDIIQDYEAFEKKISQLQLENKQLKEEIAEVPKRTAPAPQTGATNFDILKRLSHLEKHVFGSKLYE is encoded by the coding sequence ATGGAATTAAAACTAAAGGCTTCAGATATACTTGAAAGAGAATTTAAAACTGGCCTAAGAGGCTACAATCAAGAAGAAGTAGACATTTTTTTAGATGACATCATTCAAGACTATGAAGCATTTGAGAAAAAAATTTCCCAACTTCAACTAGAAAATAAGCAACTAAAAGAGGAAATAGCAGAGGTTCCAAAGCGAACTGCACCAGCACCACAAACTGGCGCAACTAACTTTGATATTTTAAAAAGACTTTCTCATTTAGAGAAACATGTGTTCGGGAGTAAATTGTACGAATAA
- a CDS encoding ribonuclease H-like domain-containing protein, with the protein MSYENKLMQMKGLVKKNLPNEPPKKEVPTAALPFYAEQWENAGLKLVKDERGFLFVKETFYTDEHIHGNIGLHKLEEAILFMREMYPDHPLTISPDAPFSFYDTETTGLKGTGVLIFLNGVLKKEEKGFLLTQYVLADPSQEPSFLLATDFWKTSQTIITYNGKSFDLPQLVTRWTMNRKAIPPLKEHAQIDLMHSSKRIWKGDLERFKLKQVEEMKLGFRRENDIPGHLAPIIYFDAVKHGDPTNLMKVLKHNEWDILSLVTLYILSVEILKEKEVQESAITYTNIGKWFRDLKTMDASIDWFQFVVDQFSEEEVSLAYYYVGLYLKRKQLPDESIQAFHESLKEIVGKYRVEVYIELAKLYEHQKKDYDMALEMTLECLDYVARWNSDRKLRVMLELQKRKMRIIRKLNISRESAQPNKKRV; encoded by the coding sequence ATGTCCTATGAAAATAAGCTAATGCAAATGAAAGGCCTTGTTAAAAAGAATTTGCCAAACGAGCCACCTAAAAAGGAAGTGCCAACTGCTGCACTTCCTTTTTATGCAGAACAATGGGAAAACGCAGGGCTAAAACTAGTCAAAGATGAACGCGGTTTTTTATTTGTGAAAGAAACATTTTATACAGACGAGCATATACATGGAAATATTGGGCTACATAAATTAGAAGAAGCAATTTTGTTCATGCGTGAAATGTACCCGGATCACCCATTAACGATTAGTCCAGATGCTCCTTTTAGTTTTTATGATACGGAAACAACAGGATTAAAAGGGACAGGAGTACTAATCTTCTTGAATGGTGTGTTAAAAAAAGAAGAGAAAGGTTTTTTATTGACCCAATATGTGCTTGCCGATCCTAGTCAAGAACCTTCTTTCTTATTGGCCACTGATTTTTGGAAAACTTCCCAAACAATCATTACGTACAATGGAAAAAGTTTTGATTTACCGCAATTAGTAACCAGATGGACGATGAACAGAAAGGCAATTCCTCCTTTAAAAGAACATGCACAAATAGATCTTATGCATTCTTCTAAAAGAATTTGGAAAGGTGATCTGGAACGATTTAAGCTAAAACAAGTGGAAGAGATGAAGCTTGGTTTCAGGAGAGAAAATGATATTCCTGGGCATCTGGCTCCTATTATTTATTTTGATGCTGTGAAGCACGGGGACCCTACTAATTTGATGAAAGTTTTAAAGCATAATGAGTGGGATATTCTATCTTTAGTAACTTTATATATTTTATCTGTAGAGATACTAAAAGAGAAAGAGGTACAGGAATCGGCCATTACGTACACGAATATTGGGAAATGGTTTCGAGATTTAAAAACAATGGATGCTAGCATTGATTGGTTTCAATTTGTAGTAGACCAATTTTCCGAAGAAGAAGTGAGCTTAGCTTATTATTACGTCGGATTATATTTGAAGAGAAAGCAATTACCAGATGAAAGCATTCAAGCTTTTCATGAATCATTGAAAGAAATAGTTGGGAAATATCGTGTAGAAGTGTATATCGAGCTTGCAAAACTCTATGAACATCAAAAGAAGGATTACGATATGGCACTAGAAATGACTCTAGAATGTTTAGATTACGTAGCTAGATGGAATAGTGACAGGAAATTGCGTGTAATGCTGGAACTTCAAAAGAGAAAGATGAGAATAATACGGAAATTAAATATTTCCCGGGAAAGCGCACAACCTAACAAAAAGCGCGTTTAA
- a CDS encoding DEAD/DEAH box helicase: MLNQKNISSILNDWKVDKNRNSRIEHIHTTEEKEAIYASFPEKMHPSIMKALQSRGVNQLYSHQRQAFDAATSGKSLTTITPTASGKSLCYHLPVLQSILEDPTSRAIYLFPTKALAQDQKSDLNDLIQASEEEILSYTYDGDTEPGIRQKVRKSGHIVLTNPDMLHSGILPHHTKWVSLFENLKYIVIDEIHTYKGVFGSHVAHVIRRLQRISAFYGSNPQFICTSATIKNPKELAENLTNTTHELIDQNGAPAGKKHFVFYNPPIIHPVFNVRRSAILEVRDIAQELYVNGIQTIVFAKSRVRVEMLVTYLQALVSKKINDQTIRGYRGGYLPSERRVIEKGLRDGTIRTVVSTNALELGVDIGQLQACIMTGYPGNIASAWQQAGRAGRRQDEALIIYVAQSTALDQYIVKHPEYFLGQSPEEVRIHPDNIIILMDHLKCAAFELPFTSIDMYGEFSIQELLAFLESEGVLLKTADKWHWMSESFPASNISLRSASQENVIIIDQTVPAHTRVIGEMDQYSAMTLLHEEAIYLHQGTQYQVEKLDWEEKKAFVREVDVDYFTDANIAVELKVLSEDKEKEANIGTLRFGDIIVLAQPTIFKKIKFDTHDNIGSGKIHLPPLELHTASTWFSFDKPTDWTDTLLSDAMTGVAYALHAFIPLFIHCDAKDIHVVPQVKSINVEKPTFYMYDSYPGGIGLSERMFDLWNDLVPKVTKQVEECSCTSGCPACIGAQDAELNLKKEVIKLLHLLQVNNHVL, translated from the coding sequence ATGCTTAATCAAAAAAACATATCGAGCATTTTAAACGATTGGAAAGTTGATAAAAATAGAAATTCACGAATTGAGCATATTCATACAACAGAAGAGAAAGAAGCAATATATGCTTCTTTCCCAGAAAAGATGCATCCTTCTATTATGAAGGCTTTACAAAGTCGTGGAGTGAATCAATTATATAGTCACCAGCGGCAAGCGTTTGATGCTGCAACTTCTGGAAAGTCCTTAACTACCATCACACCTACTGCCTCTGGAAAATCTCTTTGTTATCATCTTCCGGTTCTTCAGTCAATTCTGGAAGATCCAACTTCGCGCGCTATCTATCTCTTTCCGACGAAAGCATTAGCTCAAGATCAAAAGAGTGACTTAAACGATTTAATACAAGCAAGTGAGGAAGAGATTTTAAGCTATACATATGACGGCGATACCGAACCTGGTATTAGACAAAAAGTCCGTAAATCAGGTCATATTGTATTAACGAATCCAGATATGCTGCATTCGGGGATACTTCCACATCATACAAAGTGGGTTTCTCTATTTGAAAACTTAAAATATATTGTGATAGACGAAATTCATACATATAAAGGTGTTTTTGGTAGCCATGTTGCGCATGTTATTAGACGGTTACAAAGAATAAGTGCATTTTACGGGAGTAATCCTCAATTTATTTGTACATCTGCAACTATTAAAAATCCAAAAGAGTTAGCAGAAAACTTAACAAATACCACGCATGAACTTATCGACCAAAATGGTGCACCTGCTGGAAAAAAACATTTTGTCTTTTATAACCCCCCAATCATCCATCCAGTGTTTAACGTGCGAAGAAGTGCTATTTTAGAAGTGCGTGATATAGCACAAGAATTATATGTAAATGGTATACAAACGATTGTATTTGCTAAAAGTCGAGTGCGTGTGGAAATGCTGGTAACCTACTTGCAAGCTTTAGTTAGTAAAAAGATCAATGACCAAACGATTCGTGGGTATAGAGGCGGTTATTTGCCTTCAGAAAGAAGAGTTATTGAAAAAGGATTAAGGGATGGGACGATTCGAACAGTAGTAAGTACAAATGCACTTGAATTAGGAGTCGATATTGGACAACTCCAAGCATGCATTATGACGGGATATCCAGGCAACATAGCTAGTGCTTGGCAACAAGCAGGACGAGCGGGAAGAAGACAAGATGAAGCGCTCATTATTTACGTGGCGCAGTCAACTGCACTTGATCAATACATAGTGAAGCATCCCGAATATTTCCTTGGACAATCACCTGAAGAAGTTCGTATCCATCCTGATAATATTATTATTTTAATGGATCATTTAAAATGTGCAGCATTTGAATTGCCTTTTACATCAATAGACATGTATGGGGAATTTTCCATTCAAGAACTACTAGCTTTTTTAGAAAGTGAAGGAGTTTTATTGAAAACTGCAGATAAGTGGCATTGGATGTCCGAAAGTTTTCCAGCTAGCAATATAAGTTTGCGTTCTGCCTCCCAAGAAAACGTTATTATTATTGACCAAACAGTACCTGCACATACAAGAGTAATTGGTGAGATGGATCAATATAGCGCCATGACATTGCTACATGAAGAGGCTATCTACTTGCACCAAGGGACGCAATACCAAGTAGAAAAACTGGATTGGGAAGAGAAAAAAGCGTTTGTACGAGAAGTAGATGTCGATTATTTCACGGATGCAAATATTGCGGTTGAATTAAAAGTGTTAAGTGAAGATAAAGAAAAGGAAGCGAATATTGGAACACTGCGTTTTGGAGATATTATTGTGCTTGCACAACCGACGATTTTCAAAAAGATTAAGTTTGATACACATGACAATATCGGATCAGGTAAAATTCATTTGCCACCTCTAGAACTACATACAGCTTCTACATGGTTCAGTTTTGACAAACCGACCGACTGGACAGATACTTTATTATCCGATGCGATGACAGGGGTAGCATACGCGTTGCATGCATTTATCCCATTATTTATCCATTGTGATGCAAAGGATATTCATGTCGTGCCACAAGTGAAATCCATTAATGTAGAAAAACCCACATTTTATATGTACGATAGTTATCCTGGTGGAATCGGACTTTCTGAAAGAATGTTTGATTTGTGGAATGATCTAGTTCCTAAAGTTACAAAGCAAGTGGAAGAATGTTCATGTACAAGTGGGTGTCCTGCATGTATTGGTGCTCAAGATGCCGAGTTAAATTTGAAAAAAGAAGTGATTAAATTACTTCATTTATTGCAGGTGAACAATCATGTCCTATGA
- a CDS encoding class I SAM-dependent RNA methyltransferase, protein MTTFKLVATSAMGLESIVADEVKALGYETTTENGKVYFEGDERAIARANIWLRVADRVKIVAAQFPARTFDELFERTKAVQWEKFLPVDAAFPVQGKSVKSTLFSVPDCQAIVKKAVVERLKLAHKRIGFLDESGATYKLEISILKDIATITLDTSGAGLHKRGYRHGQGEAPLKETLAAALVKISKWSPNRPFVDPFCGSGTIPIEAAMIGQNIAPGFNRDFHSEAWSWMPKTIWEDVRNEAESLANYDQELQIFGSDIDHKMIQIAEQNAFESGFADLISFKQMQASDFSTTLTDGVMIGNPPYGERIGEVEEIEKVISDMGHIMSQHPTWSVYMLSSMENFENVYGQRATKKRKLFNGFIRTDYYQFWGKRS, encoded by the coding sequence ATGACAACATTTAAATTAGTAGCAACTTCCGCAATGGGTTTAGAATCTATCGTTGCAGATGAAGTAAAAGCATTAGGGTATGAGACAACAACAGAAAATGGAAAGGTATACTTCGAAGGGGACGAACGCGCAATTGCACGAGCAAATATTTGGCTACGTGTTGCAGACCGAGTAAAGATAGTTGCAGCTCAATTTCCCGCGCGAACATTCGATGAACTTTTTGAACGAACAAAAGCAGTACAGTGGGAGAAATTTTTACCTGTAGATGCAGCATTTCCGGTTCAAGGGAAATCCGTTAAATCGACGTTATTCAGTGTGCCCGATTGCCAAGCAATTGTGAAAAAAGCAGTTGTGGAGAGATTGAAGCTTGCACATAAACGAATTGGCTTTTTAGATGAGTCAGGTGCAACATATAAGTTAGAAATTAGCATTCTAAAAGATATTGCGACGATTACTCTTGATACAAGTGGCGCAGGGCTTCATAAACGGGGATATCGCCATGGACAAGGGGAAGCTCCATTAAAAGAAACCCTTGCAGCAGCACTTGTAAAAATATCTAAATGGAGTCCGAATCGTCCATTTGTGGATCCATTTTGTGGTTCGGGTACAATCCCGATTGAAGCTGCAATGATCGGACAAAATATTGCTCCAGGCTTTAATCGTGATTTTCACAGCGAAGCGTGGTCTTGGATGCCGAAAACTATTTGGGAAGATGTTCGAAATGAAGCGGAATCTCTTGCTAATTATGATCAAGAGCTTCAAATCTTTGGGTCCGATATCGACCATAAGATGATTCAAATAGCAGAGCAAAACGCTTTTGAATCTGGTTTTGCAGATTTGATATCTTTCAAACAAATGCAGGCTTCTGATTTTTCCACTACCTTAACTGATGGTGTAATGATTGGAAATCCTCCGTATGGAGAGCGTATTGGGGAAGTTGAGGAAATAGAAAAAGTGATAAGTGATATGGGACATATAATGAGCCAACATCCAACATGGTCCGTTTACATGCTTTCTTCTATGGAAAACTTCGAAAATGTGTATGGTCAAAGAGCTACGAAGAAACGAAAATTATTTAATGGTTTTATTCGAACAGATTACTATCAGTTCTGGGGTAAACGTTCATAA
- a CDS encoding EAL domain-containing protein — protein sequence MKNQQAPENFYLYPNNLVETIFHSTTEGIMITDAEMRISLVNSAFESLTGYIMEEVRGKTPKLLQSGKQDASFYKKMWEDLNNKGVWRGEIWNRRKNGDIYPEILTITSIVDTEGKLTNYFGIFSDISNKKVIEKELEELTLTDQLTSISNRSSFNELLFNLITDSKNSPSKHAILFIDLDRFKQINETLGNEVGDLLLIEVANRINTVVRGTDIFARYGGDEFLLAINSMEHQKEAVHFAKDVIKKLNKPFYINEEEIYITSSIGISIYPQDGVEVEKLIHKADKAMYFAKQNGRNQYAFYFEELKRDSKRLLLLEAELRKAIQAKKITIAYQPKVSVDKQEIIGVEALVRWTSDKLGFVSPGEFIPLAEDTGLIIPLSELIIEKVCLDILDWRKEGINKLPVSINIAALHFQQDDFIERINEIVMQYNCSPQQLELELTERTVMHDSEGIVSKLIKLKNMGFKISIDDFGTGYSSLSYLNRFPLNYLKIDSSFIQRITSLKDKQAIVDSIILMAHRLHLKVVAEGVETKDQVKLLKEMDCDIIQGYYYSKPIPSTELLDFLELWDIHKQEGNI from the coding sequence GTGAAGAACCAGCAAGCACCTGAAAACTTTTATTTATATCCAAATAACTTAGTGGAGACAATATTTCATTCTACTACAGAAGGTATTATGATTACGGATGCTGAGATGCGTATCTCACTGGTCAATTCTGCCTTTGAGTCGCTTACGGGATACATAATGGAAGAAGTTCGTGGGAAAACACCAAAATTATTACAATCTGGAAAACAAGATGCATCTTTTTATAAAAAAATGTGGGAAGATTTAAACAATAAAGGTGTTTGGCGAGGAGAAATTTGGAATAGACGTAAAAATGGTGACATTTATCCTGAAATATTAACGATTACTAGTATCGTTGATACCGAAGGGAAGTTAACCAATTACTTTGGTATTTTTTCGGACATTTCCAACAAAAAAGTAATAGAGAAGGAACTGGAAGAGCTAACACTTACCGACCAGTTGACGAGCATATCAAATAGAAGCTCTTTTAACGAGTTGTTATTTAATTTAATTACCGATTCAAAAAATAGTCCTTCTAAACATGCTATTCTTTTTATTGATTTAGATCGCTTTAAACAAATCAATGAAACATTAGGAAATGAAGTGGGCGATTTACTTTTAATTGAAGTCGCAAATCGGATTAATACAGTTGTAAGGGGTACCGACATCTTTGCAAGGTACGGTGGAGATGAGTTTTTATTAGCAATTAACAGTATGGAACATCAAAAAGAAGCGGTTCATTTTGCGAAAGATGTAATAAAAAAATTAAATAAGCCTTTTTATATTAATGAAGAAGAAATTTATATCACATCTAGTATAGGAATTAGCATTTATCCGCAAGATGGAGTAGAGGTAGAAAAGCTCATACACAAAGCGGATAAAGCCATGTATTTTGCTAAGCAAAATGGACGAAATCAATACGCTTTTTATTTCGAAGAGTTAAAAAGGGATTCCAAGCGATTACTTCTTTTAGAAGCAGAACTGAGAAAAGCCATTCAAGCAAAAAAAATTACGATTGCATACCAACCAAAAGTTTCTGTAGATAAACAAGAAATAATAGGTGTAGAGGCGCTTGTAAGATGGACAAGTGATAAATTAGGGTTTGTATCTCCTGGAGAATTTATTCCGTTAGCAGAGGATACAGGATTAATCATCCCATTAAGCGAATTAATTATTGAAAAGGTATGTCTGGATATATTGGATTGGAGAAAAGAAGGGATAAATAAATTGCCCGTATCCATTAATATAGCAGCACTTCACTTTCAGCAGGATGATTTTATTGAAAGAATAAATGAGATTGTCATGCAGTATAATTGTAGTCCACAGCAACTTGAATTGGAATTGACGGAACGTACCGTCATGCATGATTCAGAAGGTATTGTAAGTAAATTAATTAAGCTTAAAAATATGGGCTTTAAAATTTCCATTGATGATTTTGGAACAGGCTATTCTTCCTTAAGTTATTTAAATCGTTTTCCTTTAAACTATTTGAAAATTGATAGTAGCTTTATACAACGAATTACTTCTTTAAAAGATAAGCAAGCAATTGTCGATTCTATTATTTTGATGGCGCATCGATTGCATTTAAAAGTGGTTGCTGAAGGAGTAGAAACAAAGGATCAAGTAAAACTTTTAAAGGAAATGGATTGTGATATTATTCAAGGATATTATTATAGCAAGCCAATTCCTAGTACAGAGCTTTTGGATTTCTTAGAGCTTTGGGATATTCATAAGCAAGAGGGGAATATATAA
- a CDS encoding YppE family protein codes for MSLLELSKQLLKECDESISRFHIYRAEDKEPDFFQDVKPHAYKIDELLLEWEQLVRKWIQVKRPKYVHPSQIDSLLESMKQFIVQSYYKATSKKRFLQSVHSSKYTLETVIQAIKEVGDEHA; via the coding sequence TTGTCATTATTAGAGTTAAGTAAACAGTTATTAAAAGAATGCGATGAAAGTATTTCGCGTTTTCATATTTATCGAGCAGAAGACAAGGAACCAGATTTTTTTCAAGATGTGAAGCCACATGCATATAAAATAGATGAATTATTACTTGAATGGGAGCAGCTAGTTAGAAAATGGATTCAAGTAAAAAGACCAAAGTATGTACATCCAAGTCAAATTGACTCATTACTTGAATCCATGAAGCAATTTATCGTGCAGTCGTATTATAAAGCAACGAGTAAGAAACGATTTCTTCAATCTGTCCATTCATCCAAATACACGTTAGAAACAGTTATTCAAGCGATTAAGGAAGTAGGGGATGAACATGCTTAA
- a CDS encoding ATP-dependent DNA helicase yields the protein MKQALPFQLTKDRSFFESLGDWMGDVLYDELPEKGFECRDEQIFMAYQIEKALKEKNVLFAEAGVGTGKTIAYLLPAISYARYTGKPALIACADETLIEQLVKEAGDIFKLQNYLDIKIDVRLAKSRDQYLCLKRLEEAQKDGDNDHFLEEIEDQIPDFVYGHSSLQKIYPFGERSQFPGVSDEDWQKVNYHPTQQCMVCDVRNRCGQTIHRQHYRESTDLVICSHEFLMEHIWTKESRVREGQLPLLPEVSMIVLDEGHLLEFAAQKALTYEVQSETLIRLLERVMVDGVREKTLNLMEVLQETHDKIFGLLRLSSNSEETERMKIDKTPELIQLCKQAIRITNDLLEEFVFESELYTIPEYELRMVEEFLEQYSFSLRLFTEKGDGVEWLEIIDGYETLIIMPRLVTDILHEKLFTSKLPIIFSSATLSIEKDFTYIADSLGIEQFQSFSVESPFEYDEVMKIVAHRTDQQEKVKQVEKLLEDQQQTLILFKSKAAMENFRLTSSLKNNVVFEGDRELSTLVKEFQNGDFATLCSYHLWEGLDLPKHALTRVVIYDLPFPPVDPLFDAKRSFSNDPFEEVELPFMLLRLQQGIGRLIRTSEDHGEIHLLLNEEEAKLESRFTGILPTTLSN from the coding sequence ATGAAACAAGCTTTGCCATTCCAACTTACAAAAGACCGTTCTTTCTTCGAATCACTAGGAGATTGGATGGGTGATGTCTTATATGATGAATTACCTGAAAAAGGATTTGAATGCCGTGATGAACAAATTTTCATGGCGTATCAAATTGAGAAGGCGTTAAAGGAAAAAAATGTTCTATTTGCAGAAGCGGGCGTAGGTACTGGGAAAACGATTGCTTATTTATTGCCAGCTATTTCATATGCACGTTATACCGGAAAACCTGCTTTAATTGCCTGTGCGGATGAAACGCTTATTGAACAATTAGTAAAAGAAGCAGGAGATATTTTTAAGCTTCAAAACTACTTAGATATTAAAATTGATGTTCGTTTAGCGAAATCTCGCGATCAGTACCTATGCTTAAAACGCCTAGAAGAAGCGCAAAAGGATGGAGACAATGATCATTTTTTAGAGGAAATTGAAGACCAAATACCAGATTTCGTGTATGGACATTCTTCTCTACAAAAAATCTACCCATTTGGAGAGCGTAGCCAATTTCCTGGTGTAAGTGATGAAGATTGGCAAAAAGTAAATTATCATCCGACGCAACAGTGTATGGTTTGTGATGTTCGAAATCGATGTGGGCAAACCATTCACCGTCAACATTACCGTGAATCTACGGACTTAGTCATTTGCTCACATGAGTTTTTAATGGAACATATTTGGACAAAAGAATCACGTGTCCGTGAAGGTCAGTTGCCTCTATTACCAGAAGTTTCGATGATTGTATTAGATGAAGGTCACTTACTCGAATTTGCAGCCCAAAAAGCATTAACATACGAAGTACAAAGTGAAACGTTAATTCGCTTACTAGAAAGAGTAATGGTCGATGGGGTTCGTGAGAAGACACTAAATCTGATGGAAGTGTTACAAGAAACACATGATAAGATTTTCGGGCTTTTACGCTTAAGCAGTAATTCAGAAGAAACGGAACGTATGAAAATAGATAAAACGCCAGAATTAATTCAGCTATGTAAGCAAGCCATTCGAATTACGAATGATTTGTTAGAGGAATTTGTATTTGAGTCAGAGTTATATACGATACCTGAATATGAATTACGTATGGTGGAAGAATTTTTAGAGCAGTATTCCTTCTCACTTCGTTTATTTACAGAAAAAGGTGACGGAGTAGAGTGGCTTGAAATAATTGACGGGTATGAAACGTTAATCATTATGCCTCGCCTTGTAACGGATATTTTACATGAGAAATTATTTACATCTAAATTACCTATTATCTTCTCGTCTGCTACTTTATCGATTGAAAAAGACTTTACGTATATTGCGGATTCATTAGGAATTGAGCAGTTTCAATCATTCTCTGTAGAATCTCCTTTTGAATACGATGAAGTAATGAAAATCGTTGCGCATCGTACAGACCAGCAGGAAAAAGTGAAGCAAGTGGAGAAATTACTAGAAGACCAACAGCAAACACTCATTTTATTTAAATCAAAGGCAGCGATGGAAAATTTCCGTCTAACTTCGAGTTTAAAAAATAATGTTGTATTTGAAGGTGATCGTGAGTTATCAACACTTGTAAAAGAATTTCAAAATGGAGATTTCGCTACACTTTGTTCTTACCATCTTTGGGAAGGGCTTGATTTACCTAAACATGCGTTAACGCGTGTCGTTATTTATGATTTACCGTTTCCTCCAGTAGATCCTTTATTTGATGCGAAACGATCTTTTTCGAATGATCCTTTTGAAGAAGTAGAATTGCCATTTATGTTATTAAGACTACAGCAAGGAATTGGCCGCTTAATCCGTACATCTGAAGATCATGGTGAAATTCATCTTTTATTAAATGAAGAAGAAGCTAAGCTTGAAAGCAGATTTACAGGAATATTACCTACAACACTTTCTAATTAA